The window taaatttaaaaggtACTTCAATATTCAAAATTGCCTTAAGAgaatcaattattaaaaggTCAAAATATTGCAGGTAATTAAGCACTAAACATCCTTATTTCTTGTAGCAATTAGAAAAGTTTCATGAACAAAATTGTTACCGCTTGTACACAATAATAGTCAcatgttgaaaataatttatttgtgtgtatatatatatataaagtgtATCATTTGTTAGAGTTGGATGTTTTAATAATGAATTCACGATAGTCTTAGTACCAGAGTGTCAAGTAGAAGATTTTGAAGGGgcttttacctaatgtatatgCATGCACTCAAGCGACTAGGACCGAAAGGAAATCAAAGGACAAACATGTTTATATAGATAGAATAGTGCTTATcccaaaatcaaaatatacatccCACCAATTTATGTAGGACTTTTGTCCTACCAAGTTTTAATCAAGTCAATTTAGCAGAATTCCATGGCCCATCCTTACCATTTTTACCTTAAACGAATCAAcgaaaaagtttttttttttttttttttgtcttttggtTCTTTTTCGATCGTTCAAGGTTGCAGCAGCAAGCCATCGATAAAGCAACAAAAAACCAAGGGAATTGATCCTAAACTTGCAAAGTAATTAATGTAAtgtaaaggttttttttttttttaattcagaATATATTCATAACAGAGGAAACAATGGTTCTCCTCTGGCTGGGGTAATGTAAAGTTTTGATTCTAAACTTGGAAATCAAATCTGTCTCTTAAAGAGAGGAGATGGGTACCACCAAGTGCAAGAGCTTGGTGGTGAAAGAATGGCATATCTTGGAAGAGGAAAAATTAGAGCATCTAAACGTTGCTTTTGTTGCATTCTCTCTACTAAGAATAATAGAATCAACTTTAAATTTAGAAGATTAATCAGCAAGATAAGTAAAGAGAAACAAAGCATATTCTTTTCTATTTCCCtttgtttctttgttcttttatgtttatctTTTTCGTTTCCCatgtttttcaactttaaggTGATTAATCCAGTTTTCTCTATATAATTACCTGTAACATTAATTAGTCTTTGTTTTTAATACTAATGTGTACATTGCTAATATATTGGATTTTAAATGGAGAGGTTTCAGGgtaagtttttatattatacaaaatttaaaattttcgagAGCACGTGCTTGAAGTCATTCTATCCAAAAtatgaaagataaaaaagtCCTTCTATGAATATATTGTGATGATAAAACCATAGTCTTCTGCTATCTTAGACACAAATTCAAACTTTTGAGAgttaatcaaagaaaaaaaaaaagagagatggAGTCACAACATTTGCATTCACATCCGTTGGTGTTCAATGAAGAGCAGAGCAATCAAGCAATTGCTCAAGATGCGGGGAGTTGGTGTCCGATCCAAACTTTAAATGCGTGGAATGTGGGTTTTGCCTCCACAAGAAATGTGCTGAGACACCCTCAAAGATTGATCACCCTTTTCATCACAGTCACCCTCTTATTCTTTTACCAAAGTCATCATATAAGAGAGAAACTCCCAacgaaaaataaaagaggatGTCATGATTCTAGGGAGTCATGAATCCCATATAGAATATATACTAAAGTGATATTGAGAATATAAGAATTCACATCACCTTCAACTTATAAGATGTTTTTTGGTGGAACAAAACACTCACTCAAGGgttgatatttgatttttgcaGTTGATTTAGAGTTATAATGtgataatcaatttttttaaaataaataaagtaggattttatttttaatttgatttaggGTTATAATGTGATAACCAATAAAAATGGCAAAAGTAACTAACTAAGATCAAtttaatatcaaattaaaattctaacagaaattatgacaaatttttttcaaaattttttcaacattaatACTATCCCACAGTTACAATTTAAGGAAGAATTATTTATCACAATTGGTGGTCAAATGGACTAGTTGCCCAACCCATGACAGcactctttttttctctctcttgttctcaaaaaaaaaaaatgaaaatcttcacatcaaattttttactccttctctctcttagGGTTTCAGCAACACATTTTCTTAAGAAATCAATAAGATTTTAGTTTGGATGCGTATAGgagaaccaaaaaaaaaaagtgaacaAGGTTTGGAAAAAAGTGAAATATTTTAGCTTGTAATTTtaatagaagaagaagaagatggagttagagagagataaaaaatagcaaaacaataaaataacattatgGGGGagttgaagaaagaaaaaaagagatttatttgttttttatttaattaattattaacaacttttcaatatttaaatttaagttcttaaacatttttaattatatctCAGTAATAAAGTAACAACATTTAATGAGCTGACAGTATATAGCTTCATATAAATCCTTTTTTAACACTAATATTTACCTTGCCTATATGTTGGATTTTAAATTGAGCGGTGGGTTAAAAAGGGTAAGATATTTTTTACGGCAAGTTACTTTAACCAACTCTTGCTATTTTAATTCTCCTATTTCGCATGAATGAGGAACCCCGAAACGTCGTCGTGTGTAAATTGATAATTCAAGCCCAAAATGTATAGGCTGGGTTAGATCCACATGCTCAGCCCGTTTTACCTAAAGCTTTGGGTAAGGGCTTTGGGTAATTaacttattattttctcaaagtaataatttacttttatttaaatttaatttaattccaaAGTAATGTATACTTAAAAGATTAAGatattaatttaaagatattttattaattacctTTTAGAAGTTGAAGCTTATTAAATAAGGTCTTACCATcaactcttttatttttaacaccAATGAACGGTTTGATTCTAaacttataaattaatttaaattttgattctaaACTTGCAAATTAAAGAGGGAATGGCCGAAGGGCACCACCAAGTAAAGAATGGCATATCTTAGAAGAGTAAAAGTTAGAGCATCTGAACATTACTCTTTGAGAAGGAAAGAATCTATGCCCTCAttttgacttaattaaaattttcagctGTCAATATTGTTGCTTTATCCCTACTCAAAATTTTCGGCTATCAAACTGAACATTTGGTATGATATACGAATTAGTTTTGgcacttttaaatattattaattagtaTTAATTATCCTCAAAGTCACTTAATTTGATTTACTCATTGTTTTTTATTGTctgaaattataaaacaatagcCTTATCTTTACATCTATATATAGAAATAGAAACGTCGGTTTTTGGCTATTTCACACACGCTTACATAGAgacaagagagaaaagagatgGAGTCACAACATTTTGGGCATGCCCATGCCCTGGCTTTCAATGAAAAGCAAAGCAATCAAAGCGAAGAAGCTAGCTGCTCAAGGTGTGGGGAGGTGGTATCGAGTCCAAGTTTTAGCTGCGTGGAGTGTGGGTTTTACCTTCATAAGAATTGTGCTGAGGCGCCCTCAGAAATTAATCACCCTCTTCACCGTAAGCACCCTCTTGTTCTTTTTCCAAACCCACCTGAATCCGAAGAATACGCTGATGGATATATTTGTGATTTTTGCGACAAAATTGGTAAGATGTTTGTTTATCATTGCTCTTGTGGATTGGATTTTCACATCAAATgtgctttattttcttgcaacaTTGCTGAAAAATTTTTTGGAGAGCTTGAACACATAGCCCATCCATGGATTTCCACTGATGAACAAAATGAAGAACTTGAGAGTGCTGAGTGCTTCGGGTGTTGGAATCCGTTGTTAGAATCTACATACTTTTCTTTTGACTGTGGGTTTAACCTACATAAAAAATGTGTTGAACTATCTCCTGAAATCAATAACTTTTCTCACCAAAAGCATCCTCTTGTTCTACAGTTTAATGGTGAACGTTTCTCTTGCAATATGTGCCAAAAACCACAACGTCGTGGTTTTGTTTATTGTTGTTCATCATGCAAGTTTGCCCTTCATATTAAATGTGCTGAGTTACTTTCTGAAATCAATCACCCCTGTCATCGCAAACACCCTCttattcttcaatttaataCTGAAAATCTCCCTTGCAAGATATGCCTAGAAACCAGTCAGAAATTTGTCTATTGTTGTTCATCTTGCAAGTTTGCCCTTCACATTGAATGTGTGTCACCACCTCCAACTATTAAAGAGGAAAGTCATCAACACCCATTCATCTTGTTTTGGAGACCAGTCTCGTTCATTTGTGATGCATGTGGCCTTGAGGGGAATTATGTTGCATATATATGTTCTACTTGCAGTATTATAGTCCATACAAAATGCATTTTTTTACCACGCATCATCAAAGCAGTGTTGCATCACCACCCTATTTCCCATAcctatttccttcatcaacATGAGTGTAAAAGTTGGGATTGTAGAATTTGCCATGACAATGTGAATACAGAGCACGGAAGTTACTGTTGTTTGGATTGCAAGTTTATTGTTCA is drawn from Theobroma cacao cultivar B97-61/B2 chromosome 4, Criollo_cocoa_genome_V2, whole genome shotgun sequence and contains these coding sequences:
- the LOC18603172 gene encoding uncharacterized protein LOC18603172, which translates into the protein MESQHFGHAHALAFNEKQSNQSEEASCSRCGEVVSSPSFSCVECGFYLHKNCAEAPSEINHPLHRKHPLVLFPNPPESEEYADGYICDFCDKIGKMFVYHCSCGLDFHIKCALFSCNIAEKFFGELEHIAHPWISTDEQNEELESAECFGCWNPLLESTYFSFDCGFNLHKKCVELSPEINNFSHQKHPLVLQFNGERFSCNMCQKPQRRGFVYCCSSCKFALHIKCAELLSEINHPCHRKHPLILQFNTENLPCKICLETSQKFVYCCSSCKFALHIECVSPPPTIKEESHQHPFILFWRPVSFICDACGLEGNYVAYICSTCSIIVHTKCIFLPRIIKAVLHHHPISHTYFLHQHECKSWDCRICHDNVNTEHGSYCCLDCKFIVHVNCIIKRERWYYIVETEKKDEKPLLLTDIAVDSITCVIERNEAGEATKVKHFSHDHDLVLSKIIIEDYKCCDGCMLSISTSFYSCSQCDFFLHKTCAELPRKTRLWYHLCQNVVTLIANNVYECEICAYVRSGFSYNCEK